One window of the Triticum dicoccoides isolate Atlit2015 ecotype Zavitan chromosome 3B, WEW_v2.0, whole genome shotgun sequence genome contains the following:
- the LOC119276723 gene encoding IST1-like protein has translation MSSLNSLFNRSSPFGTKCKTCLNLIISRIKLLRNRREMQLINMRKEMVQYLQTGQESIARIRVEHIIREQNILAAYEIVELFCEFVLARVPIVEAQKECPIELREAIASIIFASGRCSDLPELMHLRNLFTTKYGKDFVAAAMELRPDCGVNRTIIEKLSVKAPSAESKLKVLKAIAHEYNLDWDSSNTEAEFNKKYEDLLDDSGSSVRQGQTPAIESPPASSISKDKPSILPVNDTSKNRTPESPKSPAVSSRAYAATKSNVVSQEHQPPAAERSSCAGPGSSDVLEKARAAIAAATRASAAARAAAELVNKVKVTTQ, from the exons ATGTCGTCCCTCAACTCGCTCTTCAACCGCTCCTCCCCCTTCGGCACCAAATG CAAAACATGCTTGAATTTGATCATTTCGAGGATCAAGCTGCTGCGCAATAGGAGGGAAATGCAACTGATAAATATGCGCAAAGAGATGGTTCAGTATCTTCAGACAGGCCAAGAGTCTATTGCGAGGATTCGG GTGGAGCATATTATTCGGGAGCAAAATATATTGGCTGCCTATGAGATTGTTGAGCTTTTCTGTGAATTTGTTCTGGCACGAGTCCCTATTGTTGAGGCCCAAAA GGAATGCCCCATAGAATTGAGAGAAGCAATAGCTAGTATAATCTTTGCATCAGGAAGATGCTCAGACTTGCCTGAGCTAATGCATCTCCGTAATTTGTTTACCACCAAGTATGGGAAGGATTTTGTTGCTGCTGCTATGGAATTGCGCCCTGATTGCGGTGTTAATCGCACA ATAATTGAGAAGCTTTCAGTTAAGGCTCCATCAGCGGAATCAAAGTTGAAGGTTTTGAAAGCTATTGCTCATGAGTACAATCTTGACTGGGATTCATCTAATACCGAAGCAGAATTCAATAAGAAATACGAAGATCTGCTG GATGATTCTGGATCATCAGTCCGCCAAGGCCAAACACCTGCAATTGAGAGCCCTCCAGCCTCTTCCATTTCCAAAGATAAGCCATCGATTCTACCTGTCAACGACACAAGCAAAAATAGAACTCCCGAGTCCCCAAAGTCACCTGCTGTGAGTTCAAGAGCATATGCTGCCACCAAGAGTAATGTGGTCAGTCAAGAGCATCAGCCCCCTGCTGCGGAGAGATCATCCTGCGCTGGCCCAGGCTCGTCGGACGTACTAGAAAAGGCCCGAGCTGCCATTGCTGCAGCCACCCGTGCCTCCGCCGCTGCCCGTGCAGCAGCAGAGCTTGTTAACAAGGTTAAAGTTACAACTCAATGA